The following are from one region of the Acidobacteriota bacterium genome:
- a CDS encoding energy transducer TonB has protein sequence MRFLVGALLSVVIMSATNAQTSNEFQTRGGFTIRRGPVRGVFTPEERSNYILRRAPIYPPEALAKGIQGLVKVGHEIGKDGVPQQIEVLSGPSELVNASLDAVKQWRYKPFKLNGEPVVVEMTCDINFEILPVKPVARTDNP, from the coding sequence ATGCGATTCCTTGTGGGCGCGCTGCTCAGTGTCGTTATCATGTCTGCAACTAACGCGCAAACTTCAAATGAATTTCAGACGAGGGGCGGGTTCACGATCCGTCGCGGTCCGGTGCGCGGTGTCTTTACACCCGAGGAACGTAGTAACTATATCCTGCGCAGAGCACCGATATACCCTCCTGAAGCACTTGCCAAAGGCATTCAAGGATTGGTTAAGGTCGGTCACGAGATCGGCAAGGATGGGGTTCCCCAGCAGATTGAAGTATTAAGCGGCCCTTCGGAATTGGTGAATGCCTCGTTGGACGCGGTAAAGCAATGGCGCTATAAGCCTTTCAAGTTGAACGGAGAGCCAGTGGTTGTAGAAATGACTTGCGATATCAACTTTGAAATCCTACCAGTGAAGCCTGTTGCCAGAACAGACAATCCCTGA
- a CDS encoding VCBS repeat-containing protein, whose protein sequence is MYYKRFIHFGRVLCLCLFASNSWCAAPIFQMLNSYNSGGYNASWVALADVNGDGKLDLIVANSCATSDTCSDGGTVGVLVGNGDGSFQPVHTYKSGGLYATWVGVHDLNGDGKDDLLVANRSMGDGGVGGIGILFGNGDGTFKPAVTFASEGSPVYGAAVADFNHDSIPDIAVANWQDQNWPYYGTVSILLGMGGGNFQAAQTYGYFYWAQSVVAADVNGDGAADLLVGSDRFVSVLLGVGDGTFQPATSFRSGGHEGCWVAVADVNGDGKLDLVAANQFGPDGFGGSTIGVLLGNGDGSFQSATRYWTAGGGSLAVADLNRDSNPDILVPGDKLVAFWGQGDGTFRRAPFMPFYRGAIAVGDVDEDTRPDAVQVVNDQVNVLRNVIPFATTIELTSNVNPARYGEPITFTANVTPSGPYEATGKVTFRDGTKAIGSATLRDGVATLTKSNFTIGTHPITSFYKGDVNSGKSTSSIWDQVVQ, encoded by the coding sequence ATGTACTACAAGCGTTTCATCCATTTTGGCCGGGTACTGTGCCTCTGCCTGTTTGCTTCGAACAGTTGGTGTGCTGCTCCGATCTTTCAAATGCTTAATAGCTACAACTCGGGAGGATACAACGCATCTTGGGTAGCTCTAGCCGATGTCAATGGAGATGGAAAGCTCGACTTAATCGTCGCAAACTCGTGCGCAACGAGCGACACTTGCTCCGACGGCGGGACCGTGGGCGTGCTTGTTGGAAATGGCGATGGGAGCTTCCAACCAGTCCATACCTACAAGTCGGGTGGACTCTATGCCACCTGGGTCGGGGTGCATGATCTGAATGGGGACGGCAAGGATGATCTTCTCGTAGCCAATCGATCGATGGGCGACGGTGGAGTGGGTGGGATCGGAATTCTATTCGGTAATGGAGACGGCACATTCAAACCAGCAGTCACCTTTGCTTCGGAGGGCAGCCCTGTTTATGGGGCAGCGGTCGCAGATTTTAATCATGACAGCATCCCTGACATTGCTGTTGCGAACTGGCAGGATCAGAATTGGCCCTACTATGGGACGGTCAGTATTTTGCTGGGCATGGGCGGAGGGAACTTTCAGGCCGCGCAGACGTATGGCTATTTCTACTGGGCGCAATCTGTCGTTGCAGCCGATGTAAACGGCGATGGCGCAGCTGACCTATTGGTTGGCAGTGACCGTTTTGTTAGCGTTCTTTTGGGGGTTGGCGATGGGACCTTCCAACCCGCGACTAGCTTCCGTTCGGGAGGACATGAAGGTTGTTGGGTCGCGGTGGCGGATGTAAACGGCGACGGAAAACTCGATCTGGTGGCTGCCAACCAATTCGGGCCAGACGGCTTCGGTGGATCCACGATCGGGGTGTTGCTTGGCAATGGCGATGGGAGCTTCCAGTCGGCCACTCGATATTGGACCGCAGGCGGCGGCTCGCTGGCAGTTGCCGACCTCAACCGCGACAGTAATCCGGACATTTTGGTGCCGGGCGACAAACTGGTTGCCTTCTGGGGGCAGGGGGACGGCACCTTCCGTCGCGCACCTTTCATGCCGTTTTACAGAGGTGCAATCGCGGTCGGAGACGTGGATGAAGACACCCGCCCGGATGCCGTCCAAGTGGTCAACGACCAGGTGAACGTGCTCAGAAATGTCATCCCTTTTGCCACCACGATAGAACTCACCTCAAACGTAAACCCGGCGAGATATGGCGAGCCGATTACCTTTACGGCGAACGTCACACCCTCTGGGCCTTACGAGGCTACTGGCAAAGTGACGTTCCGGGATGGAACAAAAGCAATCGGTTCGGCGACCCTGCGCGACGGCGTTGCTACGCTGACCAAGTCCAACTTCACGATAGGAACGCATCCCATCACCTCCTTCTACAAGGGAGACGTTAATTCAGGCAAGAGCACGTCGTCTATATGGGACCAAGTCGTGCAGTAG
- a CDS encoding recombinase family protein, with protein MSTLLVRAAQYLRMSTEDQQYSIANQSLRIGEYAQKHGFSVTKTYTDPGKSGVLIKRRDGLNALLKDVVNGAADFKAILVYDVSRWGRFQNPDEAAHYEFLCSRSGIPLHYCAEQFSNDGSASSAIVKALKRSMAAEFSRELGEKVVLGKVRLAQMGFWMGGPPGYAYRRRMVSIDGKLKQVLKNGQQKSLKTDRITLVLGPSDEIKLVRMIFSMASRGSNCTDIVRELSRKHILFDGRSWNDVTVLSILTNPKYTGCNVWNRRTQRLHSALKQVDPRLWITKPLAFPAIVDRRTFERAQITIQKMRDSRWPDEKILKRIRRLLKSKGTLSETLILKARGMPSTQTIHKHFGTYRQLYEKLGYELDARYVFKSDQQQRTKKLRYSLINDLKTQFPDHVAVALSWKGGRSVLRIDNGFMVSIVFCRPERTQKGLCWAVKAPEAERDYITLLCLLNRRHDRVLRYHLVPRLGSWKTLRMYGSTPFLRQATKLGHLSDFYTAVARLRDEKQAARITTRLGTGLL; from the coding sequence ATGTCAACTCTGCTGGTCCGTGCGGCTCAATATCTGCGAATGTCCACCGAAGATCAGCAATACTCTATTGCCAACCAGAGTCTGCGCATCGGAGAGTATGCCCAAAAGCATGGCTTTAGTGTGACTAAGACGTACACAGATCCAGGTAAGAGCGGTGTCCTGATCAAACGTCGCGACGGGCTAAATGCCTTGCTCAAGGATGTCGTCAACGGTGCGGCAGACTTCAAGGCGATCCTTGTTTATGACGTGAGTCGGTGGGGCAGATTCCAGAATCCTGACGAAGCAGCCCACTATGAGTTCCTATGCTCCAGATCAGGAATACCCCTCCATTACTGCGCAGAACAATTTAGCAATGATGGATCCGCATCGAGTGCAATTGTCAAAGCATTGAAGCGAAGCATGGCCGCCGAGTTTAGCCGGGAGTTGGGGGAGAAAGTGGTTCTGGGCAAGGTTCGCCTCGCTCAGATGGGATTCTGGATGGGCGGCCCTCCCGGTTATGCCTATCGAAGGCGAATGGTCTCTATCGACGGGAAGCTGAAACAAGTCTTGAAGAATGGGCAACAAAAGAGCCTTAAGACAGACCGAATTACGTTGGTCTTGGGACCGAGTGACGAGATTAAGCTTGTGCGAATGATTTTTTCCATGGCCTCGCGGGGAAGCAATTGCACCGACATTGTTCGCGAACTGAGCCGCAAGCACATTTTGTTCGACGGAAGATCGTGGAATGACGTGACCGTTCTTAGCATTTTGACGAATCCAAAATACACTGGCTGCAACGTCTGGAACCGACGCACGCAACGCCTTCACTCGGCTTTGAAACAAGTTGATCCTCGATTGTGGATTACGAAACCTCTTGCCTTTCCGGCGATTGTTGATCGACGCACATTCGAACGCGCTCAAATCACCATACAAAAAATGCGCGATTCTCGTTGGCCGGATGAAAAAATTCTGAAAAGAATCCGACGCTTGCTCAAGTCAAAGGGAACCCTTAGTGAGACTCTAATCCTGAAAGCCCGAGGGATGCCCTCAACACAGACGATCCACAAACACTTCGGCACCTATCGCCAACTCTACGAAAAACTTGGTTACGAGCTTGATGCACGCTATGTCTTCAAATCGGATCAACAACAACGTACTAAGAAACTCCGATACTCGCTTATAAACGACTTGAAGACACAGTTTCCGGACCATGTTGCTGTCGCTCTTAGCTGGAAAGGTGGGCGTTCAGTTCTGCGAATTGACAATGGATTCATGGTCTCCATTGTGTTCTGTCGCCCGGAAAGGACTCAAAAGGGATTGTGTTGGGCAGTAAAAGCACCTGAAGCCGAGCGAGACTACATCACACTTCTCTGCCTATTGAATCGCAGGCACGACCGCGTGCTCCGTTACCACCTCGTTCCTCGATTGGGTTCGTGGAAAACCTTACGCATGTACGGAAGCACACCATTCTTGCGTCAAGCGACAAAACTCGGCCACCTCTCTGATTTTTATACCGCTGTCGCCCGGCTTCGGGATGAAAAGCAGGCGGCGAGGATCACCACGCGCTTAGGGACTGGACTGTTGTAA
- a CDS encoding recombinase family protein, giving the protein MSTDRQEYSLDNQFDLIAKYAELNNFVVCQTYCDEAKSGLEISHRAGLRQLIQDVVSEKQPYKAVLVHDVSRWGRFQDPDEAAHYEFLCKSAGVSVHYCAEQFSNDGNISGQILKTLKRVMAAEYSRELSDKVFAGLVRITKQGYRTGARPGYGFRRMLISSDGSRKQQLLPGEHKSITTDRVILVPGPASEIFWIREIYRLFTSERKTYARIATELEMRGAPFLPGTRWSDHAVKRILTHPKYKGTAVYNRTTERLCSKSRKVAQPDWILIPNAFEGIVEPEMFEAAQETLHQKFWLRSNEDVLKQLKLLLKTHGYLSNSLLRMYGLSPGGLLSRFGSTLKAYELIGYESAHRKTAEHRLQVRRIRAEMMHQLVEMFPGKVSLYSWTWKRRNCLQLRNGMRIAVRVCRSKHLVTKGRMWVLQAAKDESCRVTLMAGMNPENTALESFYVTGRLKNRSKLHITEEYDWLRKGVRLKNLQSLYEVIKSRRWR; this is encoded by the coding sequence ATGTCCACCGATAGACAGGAGTATTCTCTCGACAACCAGTTTGATCTGATCGCGAAATATGCTGAACTCAACAACTTCGTCGTTTGTCAGACTTATTGCGACGAGGCCAAGAGTGGACTGGAAATCAGTCACCGCGCCGGGCTGCGTCAACTGATTCAGGACGTTGTTAGCGAAAAACAACCATACAAAGCGGTGCTTGTACACGATGTTAGTCGTTGGGGAAGATTTCAGGACCCTGATGAGGCAGCCCACTACGAGTTTCTGTGCAAATCTGCCGGGGTCAGCGTCCACTATTGTGCAGAACAGTTCTCCAATGACGGGAACATCTCTGGCCAGATCTTGAAAACCCTCAAGAGAGTCATGGCTGCGGAATACAGCCGTGAACTTTCGGATAAAGTTTTTGCGGGTCTTGTACGAATCACCAAGCAAGGTTATCGGACTGGAGCGCGTCCCGGATATGGCTTCCGACGGATGCTAATTTCGTCTGACGGCAGTCGTAAGCAGCAACTCTTGCCTGGAGAGCACAAGAGCATCACCACTGACCGGGTAATTCTGGTCCCCGGCCCCGCAAGTGAGATTTTCTGGATACGGGAAATTTATCGTCTGTTCACGTCAGAAAGGAAGACATATGCTCGGATCGCGACCGAACTTGAAATGAGAGGCGCACCGTTCTTGCCGGGAACACGGTGGAGTGATCATGCCGTGAAAAGGATTCTGACGCATCCAAAATACAAAGGCACGGCAGTCTATAACCGCACCACGGAAAGGCTATGTTCCAAGTCCAGAAAAGTTGCACAGCCCGACTGGATTCTTATACCAAACGCGTTTGAGGGAATCGTTGAGCCGGAAATGTTCGAGGCTGCTCAGGAGACCCTACACCAGAAGTTCTGGCTGCGTTCAAACGAGGATGTTTTAAAACAATTGAAGTTGCTGCTGAAAACTCACGGTTACCTTTCTAATTCTCTCCTTCGAATGTATGGACTCTCGCCGGGAGGATTGCTATCTAGGTTTGGGTCAACGCTCAAGGCATACGAACTCATTGGCTACGAATCGGCGCACCGGAAGACCGCCGAGCACCGTCTTCAAGTTCGCAGGATTCGAGCCGAAATGATGCATCAACTCGTGGAAATGTTTCCGGGGAAAGTGTCCTTGTATTCTTGGACCTGGAAGCGTCGAAACTGTCTCCAACTGAGGAACGGAATGCGGATCGCAGTTCGCGTATGCCGCTCTAAACATCTGGTCACGAAGGGCCGTATGTGGGTATTGCAGGCGGCTAAAGATGAATCCTGTCGCGTTACTCTCATGGCGGGAATGAATCCCGAAAACACGGCTCTAGAATCGTTCTATGTGACGGGCCGTCTGAAGAATCGCTCGAAACTCCACATCACTGAGGAATACGATTGGTTGCGAAAGGGTGTGCGACTCAAGAATCTCCAATCTTTGTACGAGGTCATCAAATCACGGCGATGGAGGTGA